In Scophthalmus maximus strain ysfricsl-2021 chromosome 16, ASM2237912v1, whole genome shotgun sequence, the following proteins share a genomic window:
- the fshr gene encoding follicle-stimulating hormone receptor isoform X2 — MWEIRQTQIRVIPQGAVSYLKFLKILVIVENDMLESVAAFAFTNLPQLSDIFISENKALKRIGAFAFSDLPGLIQITVSKSQELSYIDRDAFRNLIKLQYLTISNTGLKMIPDFSKIHSMAYNFIVELQENSKIARVHANAFRGLCTQTIREIRLPRNGIKEVASDAFNGTKMYRLTLKGNNLLTRISPDAFVDSSDLVALDISLTALSSLPDSILGGLQRLSAESALQLKKLPNLQLFTNLNHARLTYPSHCCAFQNAHRNRLKWNPLCSHPEALDHTNFFRDYCHNSTSITCSTMPDEFNPCEDIMSTVFLRVLIWIISILALLGNSLVLLGLLGNPSKLTVPRFLMCHLAFADLCMGIYLIVIASVDVLTRGRYYNYAMDWQKGLGCPSAGFITVFASELSVFTLTAITLERWHTITYALRLDRKIRLRHACIVMTAGWIFSSLAALLPTLGVSSYSKVSICLPMDVELLESQVFVVSLLLLNILAFFCVCGCYLSIYLTVRNPSSAPAHADTRVAQRMAILIFTDFICVAPISFFAISAALKHPLITVSDSKLLLVFFYPINSCANPFMYAFFNRSFRRDFFLLAARFGLFKAQAQIYKTESCPVSSRRGKQRAVTITRTNGEQKQPVAF; from the exons ATGTG GGAAATTAGGCAGACGCAGATCAGAGTGATTCCGCAGGGCGCAGTCAGCTACCTGAAGTTCCTCAagatact TGTCATAGTGGAGAACGACATGCTGGAGAGCGTCGCGGCGTTTGCTTTCACCAACCTCCCTCAGCTCTCTGATAT CTTCATCTCTGAAAATAAAGCTTTGAAAAGAATCGGGGCTTTTGCTTTCTCCGATCTCCCCGGACTCATTCAGAT AACCGTATCAAAGTCGCAAGAACTGAGTTACATCGATCGGGATGCATTCAGGAACCTAATAAAACTGCAGTATCT GACCATCTCCAACACCGGACTCAAAATGATTCCGGACTTCAGCAAGATCCACTCCATGGCCTACAACTTTATTGT CGAACTGCAGGAGAACAGCAAGATCGCGAGAGTCCACGCCAATGCCTTCAGAGGCCTCTGCACTCAAACTATCAGGGAGAT ACGGCTCCCCAGAAATGGCATCAAGGAGGTGGCGAGTGACGCCTTCAACGGCACGAAGATGTACAGATT gaCCCTAAAAGGCAACAATCTGCTTACTCGCATCAGTCCCGACGCCTTTGTGGATTCCAGTGACTTGGTGGCACT GGACATCTCCCTGACTGCCCTCAGCTCCCTGCCGGACTCCATCCTCGGTGGACTCCAGAGGCTGAGCGCAGAGTCTGCCCTCCAACTGAAAAAGCTTCCCAATCTGCAGCTCTTCACCAACCTGAACCACGCCAGGCTGACGTACCCGTCCCACTGCTGCGCCTTCCAGAACGCACACAGGAACAG GTTGAAGTGGAATCCCCTGTGCTCGCACCCCGAAGCTCTGGACCACACCAACTTCTTCAGAGACTACTGCCACAACTCCACGTCCATCACCTGCAGCACGATGCCAGATGAGTTCAACCCCTGTGAGGACATCATGTCCACCGTCTTCCTGAGGGTCCTCATCTGGATCATCTCTATCCTCGCGCTGCTGGGGAACAGCCTGGTTCTCCTTGGGTTATTAG GCAACCCCTCCAAACTGACCGTTCCTCGTTTCCTCATGTGTCACTTGGCCTTTGCCGACCTCTGCATGGGGATCTACCTGATCGTCATAGCCAGCGTAGACGTGCTCACCCGCGGCCGATATTACAACTACGCCATGGACTGGCAGAAGGGCCTGGGCTGCCCCTCCGCGGGCTTCattacg GTGTTTGCCAGCGAGCTGTCGGTGTTCACATTAACAGCGATCACCCTGGAGCGCTGGCACACCATCACGTACGCTCTGCGGCTGGACCGCAAGATCCGCCTGAGACACGCGTGTATCGTCATGACGGCCGGCTGGATCTTCTCATCTCTTGCCGCGTTGCTGCCCACACTCGGGGTCAGCAGCTACAGCAAG gtGAGTATCTGCCTGCCCATGGACGTGGAGTTACTGGAGTCTCAGGTCTTTGTTGtgtccctgctcctcctcaacATCCTGGCCTTCTTCTGCGTGTGTGGCTGTTACCTCAGCATCTATCTGACTGTCCGCAACCCCTCGTCGGCGCCGGCCCACGCCGACACTCGCGTGGCCCAGCGCATGGCCATCCTCATCTTCACTGACTTCATCTGCGTGGCCCCCATCTCCTTTTTTGCCATCTCCGCCGCCCTCAAGCACCCTCTCATCACCGTGTCAGACTCCAAACTGCTGCTGGTCTTCTTTTACCCGATCAACTCGTGCGCCAACCCCTTCATGTACGCCTTCTTCAACCGCTCCTTCAGGCGGGACTTCTTCCTCCTTGCGGCGCGCTTCGGCCTGTTCAAGGCCCAGGCGCAGATTTACAAGACGGAGAGTTGTCCTGTCAGTAGCCGGCggggaaaacaaagagcagtCACGATAACACGTACAAATGGGGAGCAAAAACAACCTGTAGCATTTTGA
- the fshr gene encoding follicle-stimulating hormone receptor isoform X1, with protein sequence MWTATRTRTATATTKAAAVTATAAAAMRTLVMMMSLTVLLMIVATTASGPGSEMDIKAGVETSLAKPTTLSCCRLRAGVTEIPSNISSDTRCLEIRQTQIRVIPQGAVSYLKFLKILVIVENDMLESVAAFAFTNLPQLSDIFISENKALKRIGAFAFSDLPGLIQITVSKSQELSYIDRDAFRNLIKLQYLTISNTGLKMIPDFSKIHSMAYNFIVELQENSKIARVHANAFRGLCTQTIREIRLPRNGIKEVASDAFNGTKMYRLTLKGNNLLTRISPDAFVDSSDLVALDISLTALSSLPDSILGGLQRLSAESALQLKKLPNLQLFTNLNHARLTYPSHCCAFQNAHRNRLKWNPLCSHPEALDHTNFFRDYCHNSTSITCSTMPDEFNPCEDIMSTVFLRVLIWIISILALLGNSLVLLGLLGNPSKLTVPRFLMCHLAFADLCMGIYLIVIASVDVLTRGRYYNYAMDWQKGLGCPSAGFITVFASELSVFTLTAITLERWHTITYALRLDRKIRLRHACIVMTAGWIFSSLAALLPTLGVSSYSKVSICLPMDVELLESQVFVVSLLLLNILAFFCVCGCYLSIYLTVRNPSSAPAHADTRVAQRMAILIFTDFICVAPISFFAISAALKHPLITVSDSKLLLVFFYPINSCANPFMYAFFNRSFRRDFFLLAARFGLFKAQAQIYKTESCPVSSRRGKQRAVTITRTNGEQKQPVAF encoded by the exons ATGTGGACtgcgacgaggacgaggacggcgACGGCGACAACGAAGGCAGCGGCGGTgacggcgacggcggcggcggcgatgaGGACGTTGGTAATGATGATGAGTCTGACGGTGTTGTTGATGATTGTGGCGACAACCGCCTCGGGGCCTGGCTCCGAGATGGACATCAAAGCTGGAGTTGAGACCAGCTTGGCCAAACCGACCACGCTCTCCTGCTGCCGGCTGAGAGCCGGGGTCACAGAGATTCCCTCTAACATCTCGAGCGACACCCGATGCCT GGAAATTAGGCAGACGCAGATCAGAGTGATTCCGCAGGGCGCAGTCAGCTACCTGAAGTTCCTCAagatact TGTCATAGTGGAGAACGACATGCTGGAGAGCGTCGCGGCGTTTGCTTTCACCAACCTCCCTCAGCTCTCTGATAT CTTCATCTCTGAAAATAAAGCTTTGAAAAGAATCGGGGCTTTTGCTTTCTCCGATCTCCCCGGACTCATTCAGAT AACCGTATCAAAGTCGCAAGAACTGAGTTACATCGATCGGGATGCATTCAGGAACCTAATAAAACTGCAGTATCT GACCATCTCCAACACCGGACTCAAAATGATTCCGGACTTCAGCAAGATCCACTCCATGGCCTACAACTTTATTGT CGAACTGCAGGAGAACAGCAAGATCGCGAGAGTCCACGCCAATGCCTTCAGAGGCCTCTGCACTCAAACTATCAGGGAGAT ACGGCTCCCCAGAAATGGCATCAAGGAGGTGGCGAGTGACGCCTTCAACGGCACGAAGATGTACAGATT gaCCCTAAAAGGCAACAATCTGCTTACTCGCATCAGTCCCGACGCCTTTGTGGATTCCAGTGACTTGGTGGCACT GGACATCTCCCTGACTGCCCTCAGCTCCCTGCCGGACTCCATCCTCGGTGGACTCCAGAGGCTGAGCGCAGAGTCTGCCCTCCAACTGAAAAAGCTTCCCAATCTGCAGCTCTTCACCAACCTGAACCACGCCAGGCTGACGTACCCGTCCCACTGCTGCGCCTTCCAGAACGCACACAGGAACAG GTTGAAGTGGAATCCCCTGTGCTCGCACCCCGAAGCTCTGGACCACACCAACTTCTTCAGAGACTACTGCCACAACTCCACGTCCATCACCTGCAGCACGATGCCAGATGAGTTCAACCCCTGTGAGGACATCATGTCCACCGTCTTCCTGAGGGTCCTCATCTGGATCATCTCTATCCTCGCGCTGCTGGGGAACAGCCTGGTTCTCCTTGGGTTATTAG GCAACCCCTCCAAACTGACCGTTCCTCGTTTCCTCATGTGTCACTTGGCCTTTGCCGACCTCTGCATGGGGATCTACCTGATCGTCATAGCCAGCGTAGACGTGCTCACCCGCGGCCGATATTACAACTACGCCATGGACTGGCAGAAGGGCCTGGGCTGCCCCTCCGCGGGCTTCattacg GTGTTTGCCAGCGAGCTGTCGGTGTTCACATTAACAGCGATCACCCTGGAGCGCTGGCACACCATCACGTACGCTCTGCGGCTGGACCGCAAGATCCGCCTGAGACACGCGTGTATCGTCATGACGGCCGGCTGGATCTTCTCATCTCTTGCCGCGTTGCTGCCCACACTCGGGGTCAGCAGCTACAGCAAG gtGAGTATCTGCCTGCCCATGGACGTGGAGTTACTGGAGTCTCAGGTCTTTGTTGtgtccctgctcctcctcaacATCCTGGCCTTCTTCTGCGTGTGTGGCTGTTACCTCAGCATCTATCTGACTGTCCGCAACCCCTCGTCGGCGCCGGCCCACGCCGACACTCGCGTGGCCCAGCGCATGGCCATCCTCATCTTCACTGACTTCATCTGCGTGGCCCCCATCTCCTTTTTTGCCATCTCCGCCGCCCTCAAGCACCCTCTCATCACCGTGTCAGACTCCAAACTGCTGCTGGTCTTCTTTTACCCGATCAACTCGTGCGCCAACCCCTTCATGTACGCCTTCTTCAACCGCTCCTTCAGGCGGGACTTCTTCCTCCTTGCGGCGCGCTTCGGCCTGTTCAAGGCCCAGGCGCAGATTTACAAGACGGAGAGTTGTCCTGTCAGTAGCCGGCggggaaaacaaagagcagtCACGATAACACGTACAAATGGGGAGCAAAAACAACCTGTAGCATTTTGA